In the Agrococcus sp. Marseille-Q4369 genome, one interval contains:
- a CDS encoding glycosyltransferase family 2 protein, with the protein MTAAPLTISVVIPVLDDERALARCLERLAAQSVAPLEVVVVDNGSADGSADVARAAGARVVEEPVRGIPAAAAAGYDAAIGDVIARCDADSIVPTDWIERIRDAFDADPALDGLTGPGRFVDLPRAWRGIASLAYAAGTFGASGAAIANVPLWGSNMALRRTAWAAVSADVERRDASVHDDLDLTMRLGPRARLRFEPRLQVGAEGRMFHSRAAARGRVAMAMRTFRRNWAIDGSAGRRWLHRVSGRGLLEREERR; encoded by the coding sequence GTGACCGCTGCGCCGCTCACGATCTCGGTCGTGATCCCCGTGCTCGACGACGAGCGCGCGCTCGCGCGCTGCCTCGAGCGGCTCGCCGCGCAGTCGGTCGCGCCGCTCGAGGTGGTCGTGGTCGACAACGGCAGCGCCGACGGCTCGGCCGACGTCGCGCGCGCCGCCGGCGCGCGCGTCGTGGAGGAGCCGGTGCGCGGCATCCCGGCGGCGGCGGCCGCGGGCTACGACGCGGCGATCGGCGACGTCATCGCGCGCTGCGACGCCGACTCGATCGTCCCCACCGACTGGATCGAGCGCATCCGGGACGCCTTCGACGCCGACCCGGCGCTCGACGGGCTCACCGGCCCCGGCCGGTTCGTCGACCTGCCGCGAGCGTGGCGCGGGATCGCGAGCCTCGCCTACGCCGCCGGCACATTCGGCGCGAGCGGCGCGGCGATCGCGAACGTGCCGCTGTGGGGCTCGAACATGGCGCTGCGCCGCACGGCGTGGGCGGCGGTCTCGGCCGACGTCGAGCGGCGCGACGCGAGCGTGCACGACGACCTCGACCTGACGATGCGGCTCGGCCCGCGCGCTCGGCTGCGCTTCGAGCCGCGGCTGCAGGTCGGCGCCGAGGGGCGCATGTTCCACAGCCGAGCCGCCGCGCGGGGCCGCGTCGCGATGGCGATGCGCACCTTCCGCCGCAACTGGGCGATCGACGGCTCGGCCGGCCGCCGCTGGCTGCACCGGGTCTCGGGCCGCGGCCTGCTCGAGCGGGAGGAGCGGCGGTGA
- the mnmA gene encoding tRNA 2-thiouridine(34) synthase MnmA, with the protein MKVLAAMSGGVDSAVAAARAVDAGHEVVGVHLALSRMPGTLRTGSRGCCTVEDAMDARRVADRLGIPFYVWDFSERFADAVVQDFVDEYAAGRTPNPCLRCNERIKFEALLDRAIGLGFDRVVTGHYARVERSERGAELHRAADWAKDQSYVLGVLTAAQLEHCWFPLAETPTKAEVRAEAAERGFLLAQKPDSHDICFIPDGDTRGFLADRLGAEPGEIVDRDGRVVGSHEGVHGYTVGQRRGMSLGVPSPDGRPRFVLEVKPQSRQLVVGPKEALAVVRLAGTRISHAGAPHPQLADGMHVEVQIRAHADPVPAFARMVGHELVIDPAEPLSGVATGQSAVLYDGTRVLGQVTIDRTLAADAAEHLAEAGAA; encoded by the coding sequence ATGAAGGTGCTGGCCGCGATGTCCGGCGGGGTCGACTCCGCCGTCGCCGCCGCGCGCGCCGTCGACGCCGGGCACGAGGTCGTCGGCGTCCACCTCGCGCTCAGCCGCATGCCCGGCACGCTCCGCACCGGCAGCCGCGGCTGCTGCACCGTCGAGGACGCGATGGATGCGCGGCGCGTCGCCGACCGGCTCGGCATCCCGTTCTACGTGTGGGACTTCTCCGAGCGCTTCGCAGACGCCGTCGTGCAGGACTTCGTCGACGAGTACGCCGCGGGCCGCACGCCGAACCCATGCCTGAGGTGCAACGAGAGGATCAAGTTCGAGGCGCTCCTGGATCGCGCGATCGGGCTCGGGTTCGACCGCGTCGTCACCGGGCACTACGCGCGCGTCGAGCGCTCCGAGCGCGGTGCCGAGCTGCACCGCGCCGCCGACTGGGCGAAGGACCAGTCGTACGTGCTCGGCGTGCTCACCGCCGCGCAGCTCGAGCACTGCTGGTTCCCGCTCGCCGAGACCCCGACGAAGGCCGAGGTGCGCGCCGAGGCGGCGGAGCGCGGGTTCCTGCTCGCGCAGAAGCCCGACAGCCACGACATCTGCTTCATCCCCGACGGCGACACCCGCGGCTTCCTCGCGGATCGGCTCGGCGCCGAGCCGGGCGAGATCGTCGACCGCGACGGCCGCGTCGTCGGCTCGCACGAGGGTGTGCACGGCTACACCGTCGGCCAGCGCCGCGGCATGTCGCTCGGCGTGCCCTCGCCCGACGGCCGGCCGCGCTTCGTGCTCGAGGTCAAGCCGCAGTCGCGGCAGCTCGTCGTCGGCCCCAAGGAGGCGCTCGCGGTCGTGCGCCTCGCCGGCACCCGCATCTCCCACGCCGGCGCACCGCATCCGCAGCTCGCCGACGGCATGCACGTCGAGGTGCAGATCCGCGCGCACGCGGACCCTGTGCCGGCCTTCGCGCGCATGGTCGGCCACGAGCTCGTCATCGACCCGGCCGAGCCCCTCTCCGGCGTCGCGACCGGGCAGTCGGCCGTGCTCTACGACGGCACGCGCGTGCTCGGGCAGGTCACGATCGACCGCACCCTGGCCGCTGACGCTGCAGAGCACCTCGCCGAGGCGGGCGCCGCGTGA
- a CDS encoding nuclear transport factor 2 family protein gives MTALDELLALERAGWRSLCESTGDEFYGRLMTDDGLMVLVDGSVLDRAAVVASLGQAPPWATFEIREPRIVTLGAESAALVYTGVARRDGTDFVGRMSSAYVRVDDAWRLALYQQSLAGPDGG, from the coding sequence GTGACCGCGCTCGACGAGCTGCTCGCGCTCGAGCGAGCGGGCTGGCGCTCGCTGTGCGAGTCGACCGGCGACGAGTTCTACGGTCGGCTCATGACCGACGACGGCCTGATGGTGCTCGTCGACGGATCGGTGCTCGACCGCGCAGCGGTCGTCGCCTCGCTCGGGCAAGCGCCGCCATGGGCGACGTTCGAGATCCGCGAGCCGCGCATCGTCACCCTCGGCGCGGAGTCGGCTGCGCTCGTCTACACCGGCGTCGCGCGGCGCGACGGCACCGACTTCGTCGGCCGCATGTCGAGCGCGTACGTGCGGGTCGACGATGCGTGGCGGCTCGCGCTCTACCAGCAGTCGCTCGCCGGCCCCGACGGAGGCTGA